A window of Candidatus Methylomirabilis lanthanidiphila contains these coding sequences:
- a CDS encoding Putative addiction module component: MEHMIISEPTGFSQLSKAEQIRYLQALWDRIAERPDEIPVPESHIRLAEQRLAEYRRDPSRGRPAHDVFDRLQKKDR; the protein is encoded by the coding sequence ATGGAACATATGATCATTTCGGAACCCACAGGATTCAGTCAACTCTCGAAAGCGGAGCAGATTCGTTATCTACAGGCTCTCTGGGACCGCATCGCCGAGAGGCCGGACGAGATTCCAGTTCCGGAGAGTCACATTCGGCTCGCAGAACAACGGCTGGCCGAGTACCGCCGCGATCCAAGCCGAGGCCGACCAGCCCATGACGTGTTCGATCGCTTACAGAAGAAGGATCGGTGA
- a CDS encoding nucleotidyltransferase: MTRVLENKRQAIAEVCRRHGVARLDAFGSALRDDFRPGESDVDLLVEFGPMAPYARVDAYFGLLEELRALLGLEVDLVMAGAVKNPYIARDIDRTKRMLYAA, encoded by the coding sequence ATGACCCGTGTTCTCGAGAACAAGCGCCAAGCGATAGCTGAAGTCTGCCGGCGTCATGGTGTGGCCCGGCTGGACGCATTCGGCTCCGCTTTGCGTGATGACTTCAGACCGGGCGAGAGCGATGTGGACCTGCTGGTCGAGTTCGGGCCGATGGCACCATACGCCCGCGTCGACGCCTACTTCGGTCTGCTCGAAGAACTCAGGGCCTTACTCGGGTTGGAGGTCGACCTCGTCATGGCGGGGGCCGTCAAGAACCCGTACATCGCCCGCGATATCGATCGTACGAAGCGGATGCTCTATGCCGCGTGA
- a CDS encoding type I deoxyribonuclease HsdR, whose amino-acid sequence MTFTESNTVEAYIRDRLAGPVRSTRADVVREPGAAYGTSGIGWRYAPPADVPRQPQDVLVESWLREALIRLNPEIAALPDRADDVLYKLRAIIMGVRSDGLVKANEEFAAWLTGERSMPFGRNGEHVTIRLLDHVNPARNECVVTTQYTFRAGATEKRADLVLLVNGIPLVVIEAKTPVRASQSWLDGAIQIHDDYERNVSELFVPNLLSVATDGKEFRYGSIGLSVELWGPWRIESDVVTPALQAVAKGVDSLLRPHVLLDLLSNFTCYATDKKKRRIKIVARYQQYDGVNKIVERVVAGHPKKGLIWHFQGSGKSLLMLFAARKLRLHPALKNPTVIIVVDRIDLDTQISSTFYAADTPNLVKAESRAELQRLLGQDVRKIIITTIFKFGEADGVLNDRSNIIAMVDEAHRTQEGDLGRKMREALPNAFLFGLTGTPINRADRNTFYAFGADEDQAGYMSRYGFEESIRDGATKPLHFEPRLLELHIDKDAIDQAFKELTGGLSDLDRDQLAKTAAKMVVLVKSPERIQKICADIARHFQDKVAPGGFGAQVVTFDRESCVLYKKALDEYLSPEMSDIVMTVNSGESEYAPYNRDRDAEEKLLDRFRDPADPLKILIVTSKLLTGFDAPILQAMYLDKPLRDHTLLQAICRTNRPYGESKTHGLIVDYLGVFDDVAQAIQFDEGGITRVVANINELKAKLPEAMQKCLAYFAGVDRTVTGYEGLIAAQNCLPNNDTRDRFAADYSYLSRLWEAISPDPVLSPYESDYRWLSQVYDSVKPSSGSGRLLWHALGAKTIELIHQHVHIDTIRDDLETLVLDADLLEAVLGVPDPNKKAKEIEIKVSRWLHKRLHDPRFKALGERLEDLKERHERGLLTSVEFLKELLNLARDVVTAERAQPPVEREAQGKAALTALFEEARNPETPIIVERVVNDIDEIVRYVRFDGWQNTHAGEREVKLALRKTLFKYRLHQDQELFDRAYGYIRQYY is encoded by the coding sequence ATGACCTTCACCGAATCCAATACCGTCGAAGCCTACATCCGCGACCGGCTGGCCGGTCCTGTGAGGAGCACACGCGCCGACGTGGTCCGGGAGCCCGGCGCGGCCTATGGCACCTCCGGCATCGGCTGGCGCTATGCGCCGCCGGCCGACGTGCCGCGCCAGCCGCAGGATGTGCTGGTCGAATCGTGGTTGCGCGAAGCGCTGATCCGGTTAAATCCGGAAATCGCGGCCCTGCCCGACCGGGCGGACGATGTGCTCTATAAACTGCGCGCTATCATCATGGGCGTGCGCAGCGACGGGTTGGTCAAGGCCAACGAGGAGTTTGCCGCCTGGCTCACCGGCGAGCGGTCCATGCCGTTTGGCAGGAATGGGGAGCATGTCACCATCCGCCTGCTCGATCATGTCAATCCGGCGCGGAACGAATGCGTCGTCACCACGCAGTACACCTTTCGGGCCGGGGCTACGGAGAAACGCGCCGACCTGGTACTGCTGGTCAACGGCATTCCGCTGGTGGTCATCGAGGCTAAAACGCCGGTACGGGCGAGCCAGAGCTGGCTGGACGGGGCGATCCAGATTCACGACGACTACGAACGCAACGTGTCGGAACTGTTCGTGCCGAACCTGCTTTCCGTCGCCACCGATGGCAAGGAGTTCCGCTACGGGTCCATCGGTCTGTCGGTGGAGTTGTGGGGACCATGGCGCATCGAGTCGGATGTCGTCACGCCGGCGCTGCAGGCGGTTGCCAAGGGGGTGGATTCCCTGCTGCGGCCGCACGTCCTGCTCGACCTGCTGTCCAACTTCACCTGCTACGCCACGGATAAGAAGAAGCGCCGCATCAAGATCGTCGCCCGCTACCAGCAATACGACGGCGTGAACAAGATCGTCGAGCGCGTCGTGGCCGGGCATCCCAAGAAAGGCCTGATTTGGCATTTTCAGGGTTCTGGCAAGTCGCTGCTGATGCTCTTTGCGGCCCGCAAACTGCGGTTGCATCCGGCGCTCAAAAACCCTACGGTGATCATCGTGGTGGATCGCATTGACCTTGACACGCAGATTTCCAGCACCTTCTACGCCGCCGATACGCCCAATCTCGTCAAGGCTGAGAGCCGGGCGGAACTCCAGCGGCTCTTGGGACAGGATGTGCGCAAGATCATCATCACCACGATCTTCAAATTCGGCGAGGCGGACGGCGTCCTCAACGACCGGAGCAACATCATTGCCATGGTGGACGAGGCGCACCGCACGCAGGAGGGCGACCTCGGGCGCAAAATGCGCGAGGCGCTGCCCAATGCGTTCCTGTTCGGGCTGACCGGCACGCCGATCAATCGGGCGGACCGGAACACCTTCTACGCCTTCGGGGCGGACGAGGACCAGGCGGGCTACATGAGCCGATACGGCTTCGAGGAATCCATCCGAGACGGGGCCACGAAGCCTCTGCATTTCGAGCCGCGCCTACTGGAGCTGCACATTGACAAGGACGCGATTGACCAGGCGTTCAAGGAACTGACCGGCGGCCTGAGCGACCTCGACCGGGACCAGCTTGCCAAGACCGCGGCGAAGATGGTTGTACTGGTGAAGTCGCCGGAGCGGATCCAGAAGATTTGCGCGGACATCGCCCGTCACTTCCAGGACAAGGTCGCGCCGGGCGGATTTGGAGCGCAGGTGGTCACCTTCGACCGAGAAAGCTGTGTTCTCTACAAAAAGGCACTCGACGAGTACCTGTCGCCGGAGATGTCGGACATAGTGATGACGGTCAACAGTGGGGAGTCCGAATACGCGCCCTATAACCGGGACCGGGACGCGGAGGAAAAACTGCTCGACCGCTTCCGCGATCCGGCCGACCCCCTGAAAATCCTGATCGTGACCTCGAAGCTGCTAACCGGGTTCGACGCACCGATTCTGCAGGCGATGTACCTCGATAAGCCGCTGCGCGACCATACCCTGCTTCAGGCCATCTGCCGCACCAACCGGCCCTACGGCGAGAGCAAGACGCACGGGCTGATCGTGGATTATCTGGGCGTGTTCGACGACGTGGCCCAGGCGATCCAGTTCGACGAGGGGGGCATCACCCGCGTCGTCGCCAACATTAACGAACTCAAGGCCAAGCTGCCCGAAGCGATGCAGAAATGCCTGGCGTATTTCGCCGGAGTGGACCGCACGGTAACGGGCTACGAAGGGTTGATCGCCGCGCAGAACTGTTTGCCGAACAACGACACCCGTGACCGGTTTGCGGCGGACTACAGCTACCTGAGCCGCTTATGGGAGGCGATCTCGCCCGATCCGGTCCTGAGCCCATACGAGTCCGACTACCGGTGGTTGTCGCAGGTATACGACTCGGTGAAGCCGTCGTCCGGCAGCGGGCGGCTGCTCTGGCACGCGCTGGGCGCCAAGACCATCGAACTCATCCACCAGCACGTTCACATAGACACGATCCGCGACGACCTGGAGACGCTCGTGTTGGACGCCGACCTGCTCGAAGCGGTCCTGGGGGTCCCCGACCCGAACAAGAAGGCCAAGGAAATCGAGATCAAGGTGTCGCGCTGGCTCCATAAGCGACTGCACGATCCGCGGTTCAAGGCGCTTGGCGAACGGCTGGAGGATCTCAAAGAGCGCCACGAGCGGGGCCTGCTGACCAGCGTGGAGTTCCTGAAAGAACTGCTCAACCTGGCCCGTGATGTCGTCACGGCCGAGCGCGCCCAGCCGCCGGTCGAGCGCGAGGCCCAGGGCAAAGCCGCGCTGACCGCGCTATTCGAGGAAGCGAGGAACCCGGAGACGCCTATCATCGTCGAGCGCGTCGTGAACGACATCGACGAGATCGTGCGCTACGTCCGGTTCGACGGGTGGCAGAACACGCACGCCGGCGAACGGGAGGTCAAGCTGGCCCTACGCAAGACCCTCTTCAAGTATCGCCTGCATCAGGACCAGGAGCTGTTCGACCGAGCCTATGGGTATATCCGGCAGTACTACTGA
- a CDS encoding ribosome-associated GTPase EngA, with the protein MSLPVVTIVGRPNVGKSTLFNRLVGGRRAIVHDQPGVTRDRLYATVEWTGRAFTLGDTGGLEPGAESGMAAQVLAQVEQAVHEAALVIFVVDAREGLTPLDEEIARLLRRHVQARIVVAPNKVDRPSHEALASEFFRIGFDQVCPVSAEHGLGVAELCDVIVGALPAAEVVPEQKAIRVTVVGRPNVGKSSLVNRLLGQERVIVSEQPGTTRDAIDTPFTYNDTPYILIDTAGLRQRSKVQQPLERFSVVRALKAIERSDVALILVDAKDGITEQDAKIAACVQDAGSGAIVVANKWDLMPSGADARQQFTLEARDQLRHLDYAPIAFVSALTGYQVSTLFPLLQTVAQARAHRIPTPELNDLIGDAVRNYPPPSYGKRPVRFNYATQAIKPPPTFLLFVSNPRGVRVPYRRYLVNQLRAAYGFVGTPIRLVLKGKSA; encoded by the coding sequence ATGTCTCTTCCTGTTGTCACGATCGTGGGTCGACCCAATGTGGGGAAATCGACCTTATTCAACCGGCTGGTCGGCGGGAGACGGGCGATTGTACACGATCAGCCCGGCGTCACCAGGGACCGGCTCTACGCGACCGTCGAGTGGACGGGCCGCGCGTTTACCCTCGGCGATACCGGGGGGTTGGAGCCGGGCGCCGAAAGCGGTATGGCGGCTCAGGTGCTCGCGCAGGTCGAGCAGGCGGTCCATGAGGCCGCCCTCGTCATCTTCGTCGTTGACGCCCGCGAGGGGCTGACCCCCCTGGATGAGGAGATTGCCCGGCTGCTTCGGCGCCATGTGCAGGCTCGTATCGTCGTGGCGCCGAATAAGGTCGATCGGCCGTCGCATGAGGCGCTGGCGTCTGAATTCTTTCGTATAGGATTCGACCAGGTCTGCCCGGTTTCGGCCGAGCACGGCCTGGGTGTCGCAGAGCTCTGCGACGTCATTGTTGGGGCGCTACCGGCGGCCGAGGTTGTGCCCGAGCAGAAGGCCATCCGCGTGACGGTGGTCGGTCGCCCGAATGTCGGCAAGTCATCACTGGTTAATCGACTGCTGGGGCAGGAGCGGGTGATTGTGAGCGAGCAGCCGGGCACGACGCGGGATGCGATCGATACCCCGTTTACCTATAACGATACCCCGTATATCCTGATCGACACCGCAGGGCTCAGACAGCGCAGCAAGGTCCAACAGCCGTTGGAACGGTTCAGCGTGGTGCGGGCGCTGAAGGCGATTGAACGAAGCGATGTTGCCCTGATCCTGGTGGACGCGAAAGACGGGATCACGGAGCAGGATGCCAAGATCGCCGCCTGCGTCCAGGACGCCGGTAGCGGCGCCATCGTGGTGGCGAACAAGTGGGACCTGATGCCGTCCGGCGCCGACGCGAGGCAACAGTTTACCCTGGAGGCCCGCGATCAACTGCGCCACCTGGACTACGCCCCCATCGCGTTCGTCTCGGCGCTCACCGGCTATCAGGTGTCTACGCTGTTCCCTCTGCTGCAGACGGTCGCACAGGCGCGCGCGCATCGGATCCCGACCCCCGAGCTGAACGACCTCATCGGCGACGCAGTCCGCAACTACCCCCCACCTTCCTATGGCAAGCGCCCCGTCCGATTTAACTATGCCACTCAGGCCATCAAGCCGCCCCCCACCTTCCTGCTCTTCGTGAGCAATCCGCGCGGTGTACGGGTTCCCTACCGCCGCTATCTGGTCAACCAACTCAGAGCCGCGTACGGCTTCGTCGGCACCCCCATCCGCCTGGTCCTGAAGGGCAAGTCCGCCTAG
- a CDS encoding XRE family transcriptional regulator has product MNKAAEHLSQQELESYLWGAAKLLRGLVDAGDYKQYIFPLLFFKRLSDVWDEEYATALAETKDKTYARPTADDRFAIPDGAHWSDVRTASRDVGRALLNAFRAIEAANPKRLTGVFGNASWTDKAQMPDATLKNLIEHFSRHSLSLTAVPEDELGNAYEYLIKQFADDSGHTAQEFYTNRTLVHLMTQMLEPEAGETIYDPTVGTGGMLISALAEVKRRGGDARTLGLYGQEVIHITAAIARMNLVLHGVEDFQIVAGNTLSNPAFIERDRLRTFDVVLANPPYSIKKWNREAWSSDPWGRNVLGTPPQGRADYAFFQHILKSLDQKTGRCAILFPHGVLFRNEEAEMRRKLVKLDLLECVLGLGPNLFYNSPMEACVVICRTRKPPARKGKVLFIDAVHEVARERAQSFLKPEHQARILAAYQAFADDPGFAKVATTEEIMEKDGNLSIPRYVRPTGNGNGNGGGDGQTVKKAWTAFEANGREFWEQMDALVDMVDGVVAGEADDA; this is encoded by the coding sequence ATGAACAAGGCCGCTGAACACCTGAGTCAGCAGGAACTCGAATCCTACCTGTGGGGTGCGGCGAAACTGCTTCGGGGGTTGGTGGATGCCGGGGATTACAAGCAGTACATCTTCCCGCTGCTCTTCTTCAAGCGGCTCTCGGATGTGTGGGACGAGGAATACGCAACCGCGCTGGCCGAGACCAAGGACAAGACCTATGCCCGTCCCACCGCCGACGACCGGTTTGCCATCCCTGACGGCGCGCATTGGTCGGATGTGCGCACGGCCTCCCGCGACGTAGGCCGGGCGCTGCTGAACGCCTTCCGGGCCATCGAGGCCGCCAACCCCAAGCGCCTCACCGGCGTCTTCGGCAACGCCTCCTGGACCGACAAGGCGCAGATGCCGGACGCGACACTCAAGAACCTGATCGAGCACTTCTCGCGGCATTCGCTGAGCCTGACCGCGGTCCCCGAGGACGAACTGGGCAACGCCTACGAATACCTCATCAAGCAGTTTGCCGACGACAGCGGGCATACTGCGCAGGAGTTCTACACCAACCGCACGCTCGTCCACCTGATGACCCAGATGCTTGAACCCGAGGCGGGGGAGACCATCTACGACCCCACCGTCGGCACCGGCGGCATGCTTATTTCCGCCTTGGCGGAGGTCAAGCGCCGGGGCGGCGACGCCCGAACGCTCGGTCTGTATGGCCAGGAAGTGATCCACATTACCGCGGCCATTGCCCGGATGAATCTGGTCCTGCACGGCGTCGAGGACTTTCAGATCGTCGCCGGCAACACGCTCAGCAACCCGGCCTTCATCGAGCGCGACCGCCTGCGCACTTTCGACGTGGTCCTGGCTAATCCGCCGTACTCGATCAAGAAATGGAATCGCGAGGCGTGGTCGAGCGATCCGTGGGGCCGTAACGTCCTCGGCACGCCGCCCCAGGGCCGGGCCGACTATGCCTTCTTCCAGCACATTCTCAAGAGCCTCGACCAGAAGACCGGTCGCTGCGCCATCCTCTTCCCGCACGGCGTACTGTTTCGCAATGAGGAAGCCGAGATGCGGCGCAAGCTGGTCAAACTGGACCTGCTCGAATGTGTGCTGGGGCTGGGGCCGAACCTGTTCTACAACTCCCCCATGGAAGCCTGCGTGGTCATCTGCCGAACCCGTAAGCCGCCGGCCCGCAAGGGCAAGGTGCTGTTCATTGACGCCGTGCATGAGGTGGCACGGGAGCGGGCGCAGAGCTTTCTTAAGCCGGAGCATCAGGCGCGTATCCTCGCGGCATACCAAGCCTTCGCCGACGACCCCGGCTTCGCCAAAGTGGCGACGACGGAAGAGATTATGGAAAAGGACGGCAACCTTTCCATTCCGCGCTACGTCCGCCCCACTGGAAACGGCAACGGTAATGGCGGCGGAGACGGACAGACTGTGAAGAAGGCATGGACGGCGTTCGAGGCCAACGGGCGGGAGTTCTGGGAGCAGATGGACGCATTGGTAGATATGGTCGACGGCGTCGTCGCCGGGGAGGCGGACGATGCCTGA
- a CDS encoding plasmid stabilization protein, with translation MTEYRLVAEPELDLDIAAAFDWYEEEHAGLGYEFLGELRATYNRIADGPLKYQHLRSGIRRALVRRFPYGVYFAVEDDVIVVLAVLHVSRDPAEWQRRRG, from the coding sequence GTGACCGAGTATCGGCTGGTTGCGGAGCCAGAGCTCGATCTCGATATTGCGGCGGCGTTCGATTGGTACGAGGAGGAGCACGCTGGGCTCGGCTATGAGTTTTTGGGTGAACTGCGTGCGACCTACAACCGAATCGCCGATGGGCCGCTGAAATACCAGCACCTGAGGTCAGGAATCCGCCGGGCTCTGGTACGCCGCTTTCCGTACGGCGTGTACTTCGCTGTCGAGGATGACGTGATCGTTGTCCTGGCCGTACTTCACGTGAGTCGCGATCCGGCGGAGTGGCAACGACGGAGGGGCTAA
- a CDS encoding XRE family transcriptional regulator: protein MAMTLQELKSHLWNCAEILRGSAVDRTDWKAYILPLLFFKRICDVWDEETADAAKLFGDVDPVDFPEVHRFNVPEGCHWRDVRETPANIGAALSHAMREIERANPDTLYRVFGAADWGNREMLTDGILKDLIEGLSEVSLGNSAVSSDILGDAYEYLIGKFADITKRKKAGEFYTPRSVVRMMVNILDPKPGDSIYDPACGTGGMLLGAIEHVKQAGGDPRTFFGKIHGQEKNLTTAAIARMNLVLHGIEDFKIVREDTLRNPAFTDSSTGGLATFDCVIANPPFSLKEWGREIWESDPWGRAAFGLPPDSYGDYAWVQHMVASMAQRTGRMAVVLPQGALFRKGAEGTIRRQLLEGDLIEAVIGLAPNIFYGTGLAPAIMVLRRAKPSARKEKVLIVDASSLLRKGRAQNYLDPEHARQIVAWVCAFKDVEDRAKVVSVREIEAEDWTLNISRYVLPPVGEDIPPLPEAVAAFKDVLVEARASEDRLREVLTEGGWLT from the coding sequence ATGGCGATGACCCTTCAAGAACTCAAGTCCCACCTCTGGAACTGCGCGGAGATTCTGCGTGGCAGCGCCGTGGACCGCACCGACTGGAAGGCATATATCCTGCCGCTGCTGTTCTTCAAGCGCATTTGCGATGTGTGGGATGAGGAGACGGCCGATGCCGCCAAGTTATTCGGCGATGTGGACCCCGTCGATTTTCCCGAGGTCCACCGTTTTAACGTGCCGGAAGGATGCCACTGGCGGGACGTTCGCGAGACACCCGCCAACATCGGCGCGGCGCTCTCCCATGCCATGCGTGAGATTGAACGGGCAAATCCCGACACCCTCTACCGTGTATTCGGCGCCGCCGACTGGGGCAACCGCGAGATGCTGACGGATGGGATTCTCAAGGACTTAATCGAGGGGCTATCTGAGGTCTCGTTGGGCAACTCGGCGGTGAGTTCCGATATCCTTGGGGATGCCTATGAGTACCTGATCGGCAAGTTCGCCGACATCACCAAGCGCAAGAAGGCCGGCGAGTTCTACACGCCGCGTAGCGTAGTCCGGATGATGGTGAATATCCTGGACCCGAAACCGGGCGACAGTATCTACGACCCGGCTTGCGGAACCGGTGGCATGTTGCTCGGGGCCATTGAACATGTGAAGCAGGCCGGTGGCGACCCGCGCACGTTCTTCGGCAAGATCCATGGTCAGGAGAAGAATCTCACGACCGCCGCGATCGCCCGTATGAACCTGGTGCTGCATGGCATCGAAGACTTTAAGATCGTGCGCGAAGACACCCTCCGTAATCCCGCGTTCACCGACTCCAGCACCGGCGGTCTGGCCACCTTCGACTGTGTGATCGCAAATCCTCCCTTCTCCCTCAAGGAATGGGGCCGGGAGATATGGGAGTCTGATCCCTGGGGCCGCGCCGCCTTCGGGCTGCCGCCTGACAGTTACGGCGACTACGCCTGGGTGCAGCACATGGTGGCATCTATGGCCCAGCGTACCGGACGTATGGCCGTGGTCCTGCCGCAAGGCGCCCTCTTCCGCAAAGGGGCTGAGGGCACAATCCGGCGGCAACTGTTGGAGGGGGACCTTATCGAGGCCGTGATCGGCCTCGCGCCGAACATCTTCTATGGGACCGGGCTCGCGCCCGCCATCATGGTTCTGCGGCGGGCGAAGCCGTCTGCGCGCAAGGAGAAGGTCCTGATCGTGGACGCCTCCAGCCTCCTGCGCAAGGGCCGCGCCCAGAACTACCTGGACCCCGAGCACGCCCGGCAGATCGTCGCGTGGGTGTGTGCTTTCAAGGACGTCGAGGACCGGGCCAAGGTCGTCAGTGTGAGGGAGATCGAGGCCGAGGACTGGACGCTCAACATCTCGCGCTATGTCCTGCCGCCGGTCGGCGAGGATATCCCCCCGCTGCCGGAGGCCGTCGCTGCGTTCAAGGACGTGCTCGTCGAGGCCCGTGCCTCGGAGGATCGTCTGCGGGAAGTGCTGACCGAAGGAGGGTGGCTGACATGA
- a CDS encoding EcoKI restriction-modification system protein HsdS produces MPEKLKKGWCAWRFDQMAIMVNDRIDNPAEADVEHYIGLEHLDSDSLTIRRWGTPSDVEAAKLRFRKGDIIFGRRRVYQRKLAVAQFDGICSAHAMVLRAKPEVALPEFLPFFMQSDLFMERAKQISVGSLSPTINWKTLAQEEFALPPMEEQRQIAEALGASDTCGQAVSRVIDHLRAVRRAAIDCLTGLADWPRTTIGDFCQMQNGRPFPGKAYGEDGIRLLRPGNLGQSGFLAWDPSKTTWLPKMWEEEAREFVVDAGDVVMNLTAQSLEDGFMGRVCLAREGDRSLLNQRIGRFRNWSPDVLPEYVFRVFQTSRFQRHAIEMCEGSKVKHIFWPHISRYELVLPPLHEQERAVGRLRAVDALLDQAIERRVLSGGLHRQMMATMLQVAGEATGREPIEGTRK; encoded by the coding sequence ATGCCTGAGAAGCTTAAGAAGGGATGGTGCGCCTGGCGCTTCGATCAGATGGCGATCATGGTGAATGACCGCATTGACAACCCAGCCGAGGCGGATGTCGAGCACTACATAGGGCTTGAACATCTCGATTCCGATTCGCTGACCATACGCCGATGGGGCACCCCGTCGGACGTGGAAGCGGCGAAACTGCGATTCCGTAAGGGTGACATCATCTTCGGGCGGCGGCGTGTCTATCAACGGAAGTTGGCGGTTGCGCAGTTCGACGGCATCTGTTCGGCGCATGCGATGGTGCTTCGGGCCAAGCCGGAAGTTGCATTGCCAGAGTTCCTACCGTTCTTTATGCAAAGCGACCTATTCATGGAGCGGGCTAAGCAGATTTCGGTTGGATCGCTCTCGCCGACGATCAACTGGAAGACACTCGCCCAGGAAGAGTTCGCCCTGCCGCCGATGGAGGAGCAGCGGCAGATTGCGGAGGCGCTGGGGGCTTCAGACACCTGCGGCCAGGCCGTGAGCCGGGTCATAGACCATCTCAGAGCCGTTCGACGAGCCGCGATAGACTGCCTGACTGGGCTCGCAGACTGGCCGAGGACGACTATTGGGGACTTCTGCCAGATGCAGAACGGAAGGCCCTTTCCGGGGAAAGCATATGGTGAGGATGGGATCAGACTCCTTCGGCCGGGCAACCTCGGCCAATCGGGGTTCCTCGCTTGGGATCCTTCGAAAACGACCTGGCTTCCGAAGATGTGGGAGGAAGAGGCTAGAGAGTTTGTGGTAGATGCAGGCGATGTTGTGATGAACCTTACAGCACAGTCGCTTGAGGACGGTTTCATGGGTCGCGTCTGTCTCGCCCGAGAAGGGGATAGAAGTCTGTTGAATCAGCGCATCGGCAGATTCCGCAATTGGAGTCCGGATGTTCTGCCAGAGTACGTCTTTCGTGTTTTCCAGACGTCGCGGTTTCAGCGCCACGCAATCGAAATGTGCGAAGGCTCCAAGGTGAAACACATCTTCTGGCCCCATATCTCGCGATATGAACTGGTCCTGCCGCCCCTCCACGAGCAGGAGCGGGCGGTCGGCAGACTTCGGGCAGTTGATGCTCTGCTTGATCAAGCAATTGAGCGAAGAGTATTGAGTGGCGGACTGCATCGCCAGATGATGGCGACGATGTTGCAGGTTGCCGGCGAGGCCACCGGACGGGAACCTATTGAAGGGACACGCAAATGA